The DNA sequence GCCTGGCAGGCGCACCGGCTCGGCGTCCCGCTGCGCATGCCGGCGGCGCACCCGTTCAACCCGCTGTCGCTGCTGCGGCTGGCGCTGGCCTGCCCGGAGGCGGGCGACACGCCCAACCGCCATGTCTGCGAGAAGGTGTTCCGCCATGTCTGGGAGGGCGGCCTGGCCGCCGACGATCCCGCGCGGCTGGCCGCGCTCGCCGCCGAGCTGGCGCCGCGGCAGGACCCGGCTGGCGACGCGGTCAAGCAGGCGCTGCGCCACGCGACCGAGGAGGCCGCCCGGCGCGGCGTGTTCGGCGTGCCCACCATCGAGGTCGACGGCCGCCTGTTCTGGGGGCTGGACTCGCTCGACATGCTGGCCGCCTGCCTGGGCGGGGAGCCCTGGTTCGACGGGCCGCAGTGGGACGACGCGGCCCGGGTGCCCCTGGGCGTCACCTTCGGCCGCCCGTAGGCCCCGCCGCCGGGGCGGCCTGCAACCGGGTGTAGCGGCGGCCGGCACGGCCCGCGAGAGCGGGCGCGCCCCTTTCCGGCACCGGCCCGGCACAACGTTGTGTCACCAAGCGGCCCTCCGGGCTTGCGCAACGAGCCCGTTTCGCCCGCTACCATGCGTGCCAGCCCGCCGTGCCGGCGCCTTCCGGGCGCCGGCGCAGTGTTCCTGCTGGTTTTTCGAACCGACGTACGCACCGTGCAACGCCGACATTTCCTGTCCTGTCTCGCTGCCCTGGCTTCGGGCGGCTCGCTGCTCCACGGCCAGGCGCTGGCCGCGGACCTCAAGCCCATCGGCAAGCCCCAGCCGTTCGATTACGCCTGGCTCAAGGGCCATGCCCGCCACCTGGCGAGCCGGCCCTACCAGGCGCCGCGCTCGACGCTGCCCAAGGGGCTGGACAACCTGACCTGGGACCAGTACCAGTCCATCCGCTTCCGCAAGGAGCGCGCGCTGTGGCGCGACGACCAGCTGCGCTTCCAGGCGCAGTTCTTCCACCTGGGGCTGTTCTTCAAGTCGCCGGTGCGCATGTTCGAGGTGGTCGACGGCCAGGCGCAGGAGATCGCCTACGACCCCGCGCTGTTCGACCATTCCGAAAGCGGCGTGCCGGCCGAGCGCCTGCCGCCGGACCTGGGCTTCGCGGGCTTCCGCATCAACTTCCACACCGACCTGCAGCGCGACATCGCCGCCTTCCTGGGCGCGAGCTACTTCCGCGCGGTGGGCGGCGAGTGGCAGTACGGCCAGTCGGCGCGCGGGCTGGCCATCGACACCGGCATGAACCGGCCGGAGGAGTTCCCGAACTTCGTCGCCTTCTGGCTCGAAAAACCCGCGCGCCAGTCCAGCACGCTGACGGTCTATGCGCTGCTCGACTCGCCCAGCATCGCGGGGGCGTACCGCTTCGTGATCACGCCGGGCGACACGCAGGTGATGGACATCGACGCCGCGCTGTACCCGCGCAAGGTGATCGAGCGCATCGGCATCGCGCCGTGCACCAGCATGTTCCAGTTCGGCGAGAACGACAAGCGCATGGCCAACGACTGGCGCCCGGAGATCCACGACACCGACGGCCTGCAGATGTGGACCGGCAACGGCGAGTGGATCTGGCGCCCGCTGACCAACCCGGCGCACCTGCGCTTCAACGCCTTCCAGGACAACAACCCGCGCGGCTTCGGCCTGCTGCAGCGCGACCGCAACTTCGACCACTACCAGGATGACGGCGTGTTTTACGACAAGCGCCCGAGCCTGTGGGTCGAGCCCAAGCACGGCTGGGGGCCGGGCTCGGTGCAGCTGGTCGAGATCCCCACCGTCGACGAGACCTTCGACAACATCGTCGCGTTCTGGAACCCGGCCGACAAGCCCCAGCCCGGGCAGGAGCTGCTGTTCGGCTATCGCCTCTACTGGGGGGCGCACCCGCCCGCGCGGCCGCCGCTGGCCGAATGCGTGGCCACGCGCACCGGCATCGGCGGCATCGTCGGCCAGCCGCGCAAGTACTTCTCGTGGCGCTTCGCGGTGGACTTCGCCGGCGGCGACCTGTCGCTGATCGGCAAGGACGCCAAGGTCGAGCCCGTGATCTGGGCCTCGCGCGGGCAGATCGAGATCACGTCCGCGCGGCCGCTGCACGCCATCAACGGCTGGCGCGCGATGTTCGACCTGCGCCCGCTGGACGACAGCACCCGGCCGATCGACCTGCGGCTGTACCTGCAATGCGACGGCCAGCCGCTCACCGAGACCTGGCTGTACCAGTGGGACCCGCCGCCGCCTGCGGAGCGCAAGTTCCAGTGAGGCGTCGGGCGGTGGCCGAGCAGCTCTCGACGAGGGCTGCTGCAGTGTTGCCTGCGATGGACCGAGTGCACCAGCCCCTCGTCATGTCGTAGCTTCCTCTCTCACCCCGGATAGCTACACTCGGCAGGCGCTGGAGGTGCTCGACGGGGATGGTTGTAGCTTCCTCTCTCACCCCGGATAGCTACACTCGAACCGCCCAGTGGGTGTATGCGTAAGCTTCCCCGATCCGCAGACACCCCATAAGTAGAACTTTCTGGCATGTTTTCCCCAGCCAGGAGGTTCCATGAAGAAGTCCCGTTTCACCGACACCCAGGTCGTCTCGATCCTCAAGCAGGCCGACGCCGGCGTGCCGGTCAAGGACATCTGCCGGCAGGCCGGCATCAGCGTTCCGACCTACTACAAGTGGAAGTCGAAGTACGGCGGCCTGGAGGCCTCCGAGCTGCGGCGTGTCAAGGACCTGGAAGCGGAGAACGCCAGGCTCAAGCGGATGTACGCCGAGCTGGCGCTCGACAACGCCGCGATGAAGGATCTGATCGCAAAAAAACTGTAGGGCCGGAGCAGAAGCGCGAGGCCGTGCGGTACCTGGTCGAGGTGCACACGCGGCCCCTGAGCCGGTCCTGTGATTGCGTTGGGTTGTCGCGGGCAGCGTGGTACCAGCCGCCGGTGCACTGGACGGTACGGGATGCCGAGATCATCGCGGCCCTGGCCGAGGTGGTCGAGAATCGCCCGAGCCGCGGCTTCTGGAAGTGTTGCAAGGTCCTGCGCCGTGCGCGTCGAACCACAAGCGAATCTACCGAGTGTACAAGGCGATGAAGCTCGATCTGCGCCGCAAGGCCAAGCAGCGGCTGCCCAAGCGCGAACGCGTACCGCTCTACGTTCCCCTGCTGCCCGATGCCGTCTGGTCAGCGGATTTCATGGCCGACGCGCTGGCGTGTGGCCGCCGCTTCCGGACCTTCAACGTGGTCGACGACTTCAACCGCGAGGCGCTGCACATCGAGGTCGACACCTCGATCTCGTCCACGCGCCTGGTCCGCATCTTCGAGCAGCTCAAGCGCGACCACGGCCTGCCGCAGGTCCTGCGTACCGACAACGGCCCGGAGTTCCTGGGCGAGGCCTTCGTGCAGTGGGCCAAGCTCAACGGCATGGCCATCCGGTACATCCAGCCCGGCAAGCCCAACCAGAACGCCTGCATCGAACGCTTCAATCGGACCTTCCGCGAGGAGGTCCTGGACCAGCCCCTGTTCACCCGCCTCGACGACGTGCGCGAGGCCGCGTACTGGTGGATGCTCGAGTACAACGAGGAGCGTCCCCACGATTCGCTCGGCGATCTGACCCCGGCCGAGTACCGCCAACGCGTCGCCGGAAGTTCTACTTTTGAAATGCCTGCTTGACGGGGAAGCTTACGCAACGGTGGCGCTTCCTCCAGAGCATCGCTTCGACGCCTCAAACGCGGCCTTCGCGACCGCACGCAAGTCGATCTTTTCTGAACCAAGCGTTTGCTTGTCACGTTGCCCGGTGCGGGACAACCCTGAAAAGGATCCTCCTCGAGCCCTTTCATGAGGGAAATCCCCCTGTCCCGCGCCGCCACTTGCGCCAACACTAGCCAGCAAACCAAACATTTGCTTGGTCATCGCGCGCCGCGCGACGACGGCAAGGAGAAGGCGGCCATCGGGGTGCGCACCTCGCGAGCCGCCGGGTGGCAAGAGGAGACAGTGTGGAGATGAAGATCGCATCGCAGCAAGCCCGGTCCTTCGGCGCCGACGGCATGGTGCAGGGGCCGGCCTCGGGCAAGTTCATGCTCATCACCCCCGACCGCATCTGCTATGCGGGCCTGCTGGGGCGCCCGCTGACGCGGGAGTTCGGCGCACTGACGCTGTACGTGTCGCTGGGCTCGCCGCTGAGCCTGAAGATCCGCGACGGCGCCTGGCAGAGCGGCGAGATGTTCGTCGTGCAGGCGGACACGCCGCACCAGGTCGCGACGGTGGACCGCCGCATCGGCGTCTACATGATCGAGCCGGAGTCGGTGGACCTGGCGCAGCTGCCGCCCGAGCTGGGCTTCCTGGCCACCGAAGGGGGGGCGCAGCTGCACCATCCGGCGATCCGCGAGGCCTTCCTGGCGCTGGCCGGCGGCGACATGCACATCAACGCGGTGCGCACGCGGCTGGACGAGTTCATCCTGGGCGCGCGCATGCCGATGCGGCAGCTCGAGTGCCGCGTCGCGGCGGTGGTCAACCGCATCAAGCGCAACCCGTCGGACAGCGTCAATGCCGAGGACTACGCGCAGCAGGTCGATCTATCATTCTCGCGCTTCCTGCACCTGTTCAAGGAAGAGGTCGGCACCACCTTCCGCCGCTTCCGCGCCTGGAAGCGCGCGCGCAACTTCATGTGCTACGTGAACGCGAACCGCAACCTGACCGACATCGCGCTGGAAACCGGCTACCCGGATTCCTCGCACTTCAGCCACACGGTGCGCCGCTACTGGGGGCTCACGCCCAAGGACATCATGGCCGGTTCGCGCACGCTGGCCGTCATCCACGACGCCAGCCTGGTGTCGACCGCGCACTGATGCCGCCCCGCACCGCCCCCGACGAAGCCCGCCTGGCCCGGCGCACCGCACGCGCGGAGCGCCGCGCGGCGGACCCGGCCGTGCCGCGCGAGCGCATCCTCAACGCGGCGGCGCGCCTGTTCCGCGTGCGTGGCTTCAACGGCACGCCGGTGCGCGACATCGCCGAGGAGGTCGGCATCCTCTCGGGCAGCCTGTTCCATCACTTCCAGTCCAAGGAAGAGATCCTGCTGGAGATCATGCGGGAGGCGGCCTACTCGGCCTGCCTGCAGGCCGAGAAGATCATGCAGGAGGAAAGCGACCCGCTGCGCCAGCTGCGCGCGCTGGTGCGGCTGGAGCTGGGGTTGATCGTGCACGAGCAGCGCGGCGACTACCACGCGGTGCTGTTCTTCGAGTGGCGCCATGCCTCGGAGACCGCCAAGGCGGAACTGACCCGCCTGCGTGCGCGCTACACCGACTGCTGGCGGCGTGCCCTGCGCGACTGCGAGGCCGCAGGCCTGCTGCGCTGCGAGGCGCGCGCGGCGGGGCTGATCCTGCACGGCGCGCTGGGCGGGGCGATGACCTGGTTCCGCCCGCACGGCCACTACAGCGCCGAGGAGTTCGGCGACATCCTGCTGCGCCTGATCGTGGCCTGAACGGCGTGCCCGGTCACCCCCGGCCTCGCGGTTTCGCGGCGCATTTCCTTCCCTTCACGTCCTGATCACCCGCGCGCCATGGACGCAGTACGCGCCGGCATGCCCATCCCGCGTCGCGTGAAAGGCGCATGCCGGCGTCGCGTTGCAGGGCATGGCCCCACGCTAGCAGGTTGACGCAAGTGCGCGCGGGACCAACTTCCTATAGTGCGGCAAGACCGGGCCCACAGACCCGGCGAGGAGACAACGGTGGTGGCACTGCAACTGGTGCTGTCCGGCACCGCGCTTGGCTGCATCTATGCACTGATCGCGCTGGGCTTCGTCCTGATCTACAAGGCGACCGAGACGGTCAACTTCGCCCAGGGCGAGCTGATGATGCTCGGTGCGTTCTGCGCGCTGGTGCTGATGAAGTTCGTCGGCCTGCCGTTCCTGCTCGCGGCGCTGGTGGCCGTGGTCGGCATGGCGTGCTTCGGCGCGCTGATGGAGCGCTGCGTGATCCGTCCCATCCTGGGGCAGCCGCAGTTCACGGTGGTGATGATGACCATCGGCGCCGGCTACGTGATGCGCGGGCTGATCACGATGATCCCGGAGATCGGCACCGACACGCACGTGCTGCCTGCGCCGTATCGCGGCGAGGTGATCCGGATCGGCCCGGCGGTGCTGGGCGCCGAGCAGGTGGTGGTGATCGCCGTGACCGCGCTGCTGTGCGCCGCGCTGTACCTGTTCTTCAAGCACGGCAAGGTCGGCATCGCGATGCAGGCCGCCTCGCAGAACCAGCTGGCGGCGTACTACGTGGGCATCCCGGTGCAGCGCCTCAACGCGCTGGTGTGGGGGCTGTCGGCGGTGGTGGCCACGGTGGCCGGCCTGCTGCTCGCACCCATCATGTTCGTGCACGCGAACATGGGCTTCATCGGCCTCAAGGCCTTCCCGGCGGCGGTGGTGGGCGGCTTCGGCAGCCTGCCGGGCGCGGTGGTCGGCGGCCTGATCATCGGGCTGGCGGAATCGTTCTCCGGCTTCTACCTGCCCGAAGGCTTCAAGGACATCGCCGCGTACATCGTGGTCCTCGTCATGCTCGTGATCATGCCCAACGGCCTGTTCGGAGAGAACCTGCGCAAGAAGGTGTAGCAGCGTGCGTTTCCTCTTCAAGACCGACTACCGCCAGGACCTGCGACTGGTCCGGCACTCCGGCCAGGCCTTCTGGTACGGCCTGCTGATGGTGGCCCTGCTGGCCGCGCCGCTGGTGGCCGACCGCTACTGGCTCTCGCAGCTGTCGTTCATCCTGATCTATGCGATCGCGGGCCTGGGCCTGATGACGCTGGCCGGCTTCACCGGGCTGCTGTCCATCGGGCACGCGGCCTTCCTCGGCGTGGGCGCGTACACGCAGGCGGTGCTGACGCAGGCAGGCGTGCCCTTCGTGCTCGCGCTGGCCGCCGCCGCCGGGCTGTCCGCCGCCGCGGGCGTGGTGGTGGGCCTGCCGGCGCTGCGCGTCAAGGGCATCTACCTCGCGATCGCGACGCTGGCCTTCGGCTTCATCGCCGAGGAAGCGATGGTGCGCTGGGAGGACGTCACCGGCGGCAACAACGGCCTGCTGGTCAAGCCCGCACGCATCCTCGGCATGGACTTCAGTTCCGAGCAGAGCTTCTACTACCTCGCGCTGGTGATCTGCGTGCTGGTCACGCTGGGCGTGCTGCACCTGCTGCGCAGCAAGACCGGGCGCGCTTTCGTGGCGATCCGCGACTCGGAGGTCTCGGCGCAGAGCATGGGCATCCACCTCGCGTACTACAAGACGCTGTCGTTCGCCTTCTCGGCGGCGGTGGTGGGCATCGCCGGGGCGCTGTACGCGCACAAGCTGCGCTTCATCTCGCCGGAGCAGTTCGGCATCCTGCAGTCGGTCGACCTGCTGCTGCTGGTGGTGGTGGGCGGCCTCGGCTCGGTGCACGGGGCCTTCCTCGGCGCGATCTTCATCATCGCGATGCCGCAGGTGATCGTGTTCCTCAAGGACCTGCTGCCCGGCAGCCTGGGCAGCGCCTCGGGCCTGCAGGCGGTGATCTACGGCCTGGTGCTGATGGCCTTCGTGATGTTCGAGCCCACGGGGCTGTACGGGCGCTGGCTGAAGATCCGCACCTGGCTGGACCTGTTCCCCTTCTACCGCCGCGGCATGTTCCGCCGGCAGAAATCCTTCCAACGGTCGGAGCGGCTCAAATGAGCGAGATCGCGATGCCGGAGATCCTGCTGTCCGTCAAGGACCTGTCCATGCACTTCGGCGGCGTGCGCGCCGTCAACGGGGTGAGCTTCGACGTGCGCCGCGGCGAGGTGTTCACGCTGATCGGACCCAACGGCGCCGGCAAGACCACGGTGTTCAACCTGATCAGCCGCATCTACACGCCGACCACCGGGCGCATCGTGTTCCGCGGGCGCGAGATCCACGCCGTGCCGCCGCACGCGATCGCGAAGCTGGGCATTGCGCGCACCTTCCAGAACATCGAGCTGTTCGAACACGCCACCGTGCTGCAGAACCTGCTGATCGGCTACCACGCGCACTGCGAGTCGGGCTTCTGGAGCAACCTGCTGGCCACCCCGCGCTCGCGCCGCGCCGAGCTGGCCGCGCGCCGCAAGGCCGAGGAGGTGATCGACCTGCTCGACCTGCAGGTGTACCGCGACGCCATCGTCGCAGGCCTGCCCTACGGCGTGCGCAAGGTGGTCGAGCTGGCCCGCGCGCTGTGCTCGCAGCCGGAGCTGCTGCTGCTCGACGAACCCTCGTCGGGCCTGAACACCGAAGAGACCGAGGACATGGCCTGGTGGATCCGCGACATCCGCCGCCAGCTCGGCATCACGGTGCTGATGGTCGAGCACGACATGACCCTGGTGTCGCGCGTCTCGGACCGGGTGCTGGCGATGAACCAGGGCGAGGTGCTGGCGCTGGGCAGCGCCGCCGAGGTGCAGCGCCACCCGGGCGTGGTCGAGGCCTACCTGGGCAGCTTCGACGACGTCTCCAACCTGCGGAGGGCGGCATGAGCACGCGCGAGGAACGGGCCGTCCTGCGGCTGGCCAACGTCGAGAGCTCCTACGGGCAGGTCAAGGCGATCCGCGGCATCAGCCTCGGCGTCGCGCGCGGCGAGGTGGTCACGGTGCTGGGCTCCAACGGCGCGGGCAAGACCACCATCCTGAAGACCATCTCGGGCATCCTGGACCCGGACAAGGGCGAGATCCTGTACGACGGCCGCTCCATCGTGGGCGAGGACCCGTCGGTGATCGTGCGGCGCGGCATCAGCCACGTGCCGGAAGGGCGCGAGGTGTTCCCGCTGCTGTCGGTGCGCGACAACCTGCTGATGGGCGCCTACACGCGCAGCGACCGCGACGCCGTGGCGCGCGACCTGGAGATGGTCTACGGCTACTTCCCCATCCTCAAGGAACGCGCGCAGCAGAACGCCGGGCTGCTGTCGGGCGGCCAGCAGCAGATGCTGGCGATCTCGCGCGCGCTGATGGCCGACCCGCAGATCGTGCTGCTCGACGAGCCCAGCCTGGGCCTGAGCCCCAAGCTGACCAAGGAGATCTTCGAGATCGTCGTGCGCATCAACCGCGAGCGCGGCACGACCATCCTGGTCGTGGAGCAGAACGCCAACATGGCGCTCAATGCTGCCGATTACGGCTACGTGCTGGAGAACGGCCGCATCGTCATGGAGGATACCTGTGCGGCGCTGCGCGAGAAGGACGACATCAAGGAGTTCTACCTCGGCATGAAGGATGCCGGCGTGCGCGGCGAGCGACGCTGGAAGAAAAAGAAGAACTGGCGCTAGCGCGATGCAGGAGTGCGCATGAACGGATCGCAGGGACACGTCGAGCGGGCGCAGACCATCGCCCAGCTGTTCTGGCAGCTGGCCGGGGCACGCGGCGACGCCGTGATGATGCGGCAGAAGGAACTCGGCATCTGGCAGTCGTACAGCTGGAACGCGGTGCGCGAGACGGTGAGCGACATCGCCGCCGGCCTGATCGAGCTCGGCCTGCAGCCGGGCGAGGTGATCTCCATCCTCTCGAACACGCGGCGCGAGTGGCTGTGGGCCGACCTGGGCGGGCTGGCCGCGGGCGCCGTGGTCAGCGGCGTCTACCCGACCGACTCGGCCTCGCAGCTGGAGTACCTGTGCGACGACTCGCGCAGCGTCTACCTGTTCGTCGAAGACGAGGAGCAGCTGGACAAGTACCTCACGGTGCGCGAGCGCCTGCCCGGCATGCGCCGCGTCATCGTGTTCGACATGAAGGGCCTGGAGGACTTCGAGGACCCGCAGGTGATGAGCCTGGACCGGCTGTGCGAGCTGGGCCGCGCGCGCCGCCAGCGCCACCCGGACGAGGTGGCGCAGCGCCTGCAGTCGCGCGGCCGCGAGGACCTGGCGATCCTGGTCTACACCTCCGGCACCACCGGCCGCCCGAAGGGTGCGATGCTCTCGAATGCCAACCTGCTGGCGGCGATCGGCGCGCTGGACCGCTTCCTGCCGCGCCTGCACGACGCGGAGCGGGTCAGCTTCCTGCCGATGTGCCACGTCTCGGAGCGCATCATCGGCACCTACTATGCGATGCTGGGCGGCGCGCGCATGAACTTCGTCGAGCGGCCGGAGACGGTGTTCGAGAACATCCAGGAGATCCAGCCGCACCTGTTCGGCGGCGTGCCGCGCATCTGGGAGAAGCTCTACTCGCGCGTCACCACCGCAGTCAGCGAGGCGGCGCCGTTCCAGCAGTGGGCCTACCGCAAGGCGATTGCCTGGGGCATGGCGGCGGCGCGCCACCGCGAGCGCGGCGAGCCGGTGCCCTGGCCGGTGCGCGCGCGCGCCTGGCTGGCGCACGTGCTGGTGCTCGACAACGTGCGCCGCATGATGGGGCTGCACCGCACCCGCGTGGCGATCACCGGGGCCGCGCCGATCTCGCCCGACCTGCTGCGCTGGTACCTGGCGCTGGGCATCGAGCTGGACGAGCTGTGGGGCATGTCCGAACT is a window from the Caldimonas thermodepolymerans genome containing:
- a CDS encoding 2-hydroxychromene-2-carboxylate isomerase, with the protein product MKQLTFYFDFVSPYAYLAFERLPQALQGLSYTVRYQPVLLAGLLQHHGQRAPAELEPKRVWIYRQVAWQAHRLGVPLRMPAAHPFNPLSLLRLALACPEAGDTPNRHVCEKVFRHVWEGGLAADDPARLAALAAELAPRQDPAGDAVKQALRHATEEAARRGVFGVPTIEVDGRLFWGLDSLDMLAACLGGEPWFDGPQWDDAARVPLGVTFGRP
- a CDS encoding glucan biosynthesis protein, which codes for MQRRHFLSCLAALASGGSLLHGQALAADLKPIGKPQPFDYAWLKGHARHLASRPYQAPRSTLPKGLDNLTWDQYQSIRFRKERALWRDDQLRFQAQFFHLGLFFKSPVRMFEVVDGQAQEIAYDPALFDHSESGVPAERLPPDLGFAGFRINFHTDLQRDIAAFLGASYFRAVGGEWQYGQSARGLAIDTGMNRPEEFPNFVAFWLEKPARQSSTLTVYALLDSPSIAGAYRFVITPGDTQVMDIDAALYPRKVIERIGIAPCTSMFQFGENDKRMANDWRPEIHDTDGLQMWTGNGEWIWRPLTNPAHLRFNAFQDNNPRGFGLLQRDRNFDHYQDDGVFYDKRPSLWVEPKHGWGPGSVQLVEIPTVDETFDNIVAFWNPADKPQPGQELLFGYRLYWGAHPPARPPLAECVATRTGIGGIVGQPRKYFSWRFAVDFAGGDLSLIGKDAKVEPVIWASRGQIEITSARPLHAINGWRAMFDLRPLDDSTRPIDLRLYLQCDGQPLTETWLYQWDPPPPAERKFQ
- a CDS encoding helix-turn-helix domain-containing protein, producing the protein MKIASQQARSFGADGMVQGPASGKFMLITPDRICYAGLLGRPLTREFGALTLYVSLGSPLSLKIRDGAWQSGEMFVVQADTPHQVATVDRRIGVYMIEPESVDLAQLPPELGFLATEGGAQLHHPAIREAFLALAGGDMHINAVRTRLDEFILGARMPMRQLECRVAAVVNRIKRNPSDSVNAEDYAQQVDLSFSRFLHLFKEEVGTTFRRFRAWKRARNFMCYVNANRNLTDIALETGYPDSSHFSHTVRRYWGLTPKDIMAGSRTLAVIHDASLVSTAH
- a CDS encoding TetR/AcrR family transcriptional regulator, which translates into the protein MPPRTAPDEARLARRTARAERRAADPAVPRERILNAAARLFRVRGFNGTPVRDIAEEVGILSGSLFHHFQSKEEILLEIMREAAYSACLQAEKIMQEESDPLRQLRALVRLELGLIVHEQRGDYHAVLFFEWRHASETAKAELTRLRARYTDCWRRALRDCEAAGLLRCEARAAGLILHGALGGAMTWFRPHGHYSAEEFGDILLRLIVA
- a CDS encoding branched-chain amino acid ABC transporter permease translates to MVALQLVLSGTALGCIYALIALGFVLIYKATETVNFAQGELMMLGAFCALVLMKFVGLPFLLAALVAVVGMACFGALMERCVIRPILGQPQFTVVMMTIGAGYVMRGLITMIPEIGTDTHVLPAPYRGEVIRIGPAVLGAEQVVVIAVTALLCAALYLFFKHGKVGIAMQAASQNQLAAYYVGIPVQRLNALVWGLSAVVATVAGLLLAPIMFVHANMGFIGLKAFPAAVVGGFGSLPGAVVGGLIIGLAESFSGFYLPEGFKDIAAYIVVLVMLVIMPNGLFGENLRKKV
- a CDS encoding branched-chain amino acid ABC transporter permease; protein product: MRFLFKTDYRQDLRLVRHSGQAFWYGLLMVALLAAPLVADRYWLSQLSFILIYAIAGLGLMTLAGFTGLLSIGHAAFLGVGAYTQAVLTQAGVPFVLALAAAAGLSAAAGVVVGLPALRVKGIYLAIATLAFGFIAEEAMVRWEDVTGGNNGLLVKPARILGMDFSSEQSFYYLALVICVLVTLGVLHLLRSKTGRAFVAIRDSEVSAQSMGIHLAYYKTLSFAFSAAVVGIAGALYAHKLRFISPEQFGILQSVDLLLLVVVGGLGSVHGAFLGAIFIIAMPQVIVFLKDLLPGSLGSASGLQAVIYGLVLMAFVMFEPTGLYGRWLKIRTWLDLFPFYRRGMFRRQKSFQRSERLK
- a CDS encoding ABC transporter ATP-binding protein, yielding MSEIAMPEILLSVKDLSMHFGGVRAVNGVSFDVRRGEVFTLIGPNGAGKTTVFNLISRIYTPTTGRIVFRGREIHAVPPHAIAKLGIARTFQNIELFEHATVLQNLLIGYHAHCESGFWSNLLATPRSRRAELAARRKAEEVIDLLDLQVYRDAIVAGLPYGVRKVVELARALCSQPELLLLDEPSSGLNTEETEDMAWWIRDIRRQLGITVLMVEHDMTLVSRVSDRVLAMNQGEVLALGSAAEVQRHPGVVEAYLGSFDDVSNLRRAA
- a CDS encoding ABC transporter ATP-binding protein, which produces MSTREERAVLRLANVESSYGQVKAIRGISLGVARGEVVTVLGSNGAGKTTILKTISGILDPDKGEILYDGRSIVGEDPSVIVRRGISHVPEGREVFPLLSVRDNLLMGAYTRSDRDAVARDLEMVYGYFPILKERAQQNAGLLSGGQQQMLAISRALMADPQIVLLDEPSLGLSPKLTKEIFEIVVRINRERGTTILVVEQNANMALNAADYGYVLENGRIVMEDTCAALREKDDIKEFYLGMKDAGVRGERRWKKKKNWR
- a CDS encoding AMP-dependent synthetase/ligase; the encoded protein is MNGSQGHVERAQTIAQLFWQLAGARGDAVMMRQKELGIWQSYSWNAVRETVSDIAAGLIELGLQPGEVISILSNTRREWLWADLGGLAAGAVVSGVYPTDSASQLEYLCDDSRSVYLFVEDEEQLDKYLTVRERLPGMRRVIVFDMKGLEDFEDPQVMSLDRLCELGRARRQRHPDEVAQRLQSRGREDLAILVYTSGTTGRPKGAMLSNANLLAAIGALDRFLPRLHDAERVSFLPMCHVSERIIGTYYAMLGGARMNFVERPETVFENIQEIQPHLFGGVPRIWEKLYSRVTTAVSEAAPFQQWAYRKAIAWGMAAARHRERGEPVPWPVRARAWLAHVLVLDNVRRMMGLHRTRVAITGAAPISPDLLRWYLALGIELDELWGMSELAGAAACNPPGRARIGSVGVPMPDMELRISPEGELQVRGPQVFMGYLNLPDKTAETFDDGWLRTGDVGRCDPDGYFYITDRMKDIIITAGGKNITPSEWENQLKFSPYVTDAVVIGDKRPYLTCLVMIDQENVERWAQERNIPFSDFRSLTRNPEVIRLIGEEIEKVNQEFARVEQIKQFRLIEQRLTAEDEEMTPTMKLKRKLVSQKYAELIESMYAAKAA